In one Pseudomonas hydrolytica genomic region, the following are encoded:
- a CDS encoding 2-hydroxyacid dehydrogenase, whose amino-acid sequence MRICLFSSKPYDRDSFLASARPQDWQLQFHETRLTAASAALADGCEVVCAFINDDLSAPVLERLAAGGTRLIALRSAGYNHVDLAAAQRLQLPVVRVPAYSPHAVAEHAVALILALNRRIHRAFNRTREGDFSLHGLSGFDLHGKTVGVIGGGKIGQAFARIMHGFGCQVLVYDPFPLAGLDAIGARQAPLDEVIGQSDILSLHCPLTEASYHLIDATRLAQMKRGVMLINTGRGALVDTPALIGALKSGRLGYLGLDVYEEESELFFEDHSDLPLQDDTLARLLTFPNVIITAHQAFLTHEALAAIARTTLDNIAAWLAGSPRNEVKAGA is encoded by the coding sequence ATGCGCATCTGTCTGTTCAGCAGCAAGCCCTATGACCGCGACAGCTTCCTCGCCAGCGCACGCCCGCAAGACTGGCAGCTGCAGTTCCACGAGACGCGCCTGACCGCGGCCAGTGCCGCGCTGGCCGACGGCTGCGAGGTGGTCTGCGCCTTCATCAACGATGATCTGTCGGCACCGGTGCTGGAGCGTCTGGCGGCGGGCGGCACACGCCTGATCGCCCTGCGCTCGGCCGGCTACAACCATGTTGACCTCGCGGCAGCGCAACGCCTGCAGCTACCCGTGGTACGCGTGCCGGCCTATTCGCCGCATGCGGTAGCCGAACATGCCGTGGCGCTGATCCTGGCGCTGAACCGGCGCATCCACCGGGCCTTCAACCGCACCCGCGAGGGGGATTTCTCGCTGCACGGGCTGAGCGGCTTCGACCTGCACGGCAAGACTGTCGGGGTGATAGGCGGCGGCAAGATCGGCCAGGCGTTCGCCCGCATCATGCATGGCTTCGGCTGCCAGGTGCTGGTCTACGATCCGTTCCCGCTCGCCGGGCTCGATGCCATCGGCGCGCGCCAGGCGCCATTGGACGAGGTGATCGGCCAGAGCGACATCCTCAGCCTGCACTGCCCGTTGACGGAGGCCAGCTACCACCTGATCGATGCCACTCGCCTGGCGCAGATGAAGCGCGGCGTCATGCTGATCAATACCGGCCGCGGCGCGCTGGTCGACACCCCGGCGCTGATCGGCGCGCTGAAAAGCGGCCGGCTCGGCTACCTGGGCCTGGACGTGTACGAAGAGGAATCGGAACTGTTCTTCGAAGACCATTCCGACCTGCCGCTGCAGGACGACACCCTGGCCCGCCTGCTGACCTTCCCCAACGTCATCATCACCGCGCACCAGGCCTTTCTTACCCATGAAGCCCTGGCCGCCATCGCCCGCACCACGCTGGACAACATCGCCGCCTGGCTCGCCGGCAGCCCGCGCAATGAGGTCAAGGCCGGCGCGTGA
- a CDS encoding META domain-containing protein produces the protein MHRTLPFALLAAALTGCASDAPQLETERSYRVEWIGERPLIDRSHLTVTFAADGRAHGHAGCNHWFAGYSLKGDALSFEPAGSTRKMCAPALMEQEQRFLAALDEVQRWDFNGIGQLQLWPASGKPIRLWAE, from the coding sequence ATGCATCGCACCCTCCCCTTCGCCCTGCTCGCCGCCGCCCTGACCGGCTGCGCCAGCGACGCACCGCAACTGGAAACCGAGCGCAGCTACCGCGTGGAATGGATCGGCGAACGCCCGCTGATCGACCGCAGCCACCTGACCGTCACCTTCGCCGCCGACGGCCGCGCCCATGGCCATGCTGGCTGCAACCACTGGTTCGCCGGCTATTCGCTCAAGGGCGACGCGCTCAGCTTCGAGCCCGCCGGCAGCACCCGCAAGATGTGCGCACCAGCGCTGATGGAACAGGAGCAGCGCTTCCTCGCGGCGCTCGACGAGGTGCAGCGCTGGGACTTCAACGGCATTGGCCAACTGCAGCTGTGGCCGGCCAGCGGCAAGCCGATTCGCCTCTGGGCGGAGTGA
- the dinB gene encoding DNA polymerase IV, with the protein MKQRKIVHIDCDCFYAAIEMRDDPSLANRPLAVGGSADRRGVIATCNYEARAYGVRSAMSSRHALKLCPDLLIVKPRFEVYRSVSREIHGIFRQFTDLIEPLSLDEAYLDVSDSPHFAGSATRIAQEIRRRVAQELHITVSAGVAPNKFLAKIASDWRKPNGLFVITPDQVDEFVTALPVSKLHGVGKVTADKLTRLGIRTCLDLREWNKLALVREFGSFGERLWRLAHGIDEREVKVDSRRQSLSVEHTYDQDLPDLEACLEKLPALLEEMNGRLQRLDSSYRPDKPFVKVKFHDFTQTTLEQAGASRDLDSYRQLLASAYARGDKPVRLLGLGVRLHDLRGRQEQLELFA; encoded by the coding sequence ATGAAGCAAAGAAAAATCGTCCACATCGACTGCGACTGCTTCTACGCCGCCATCGAGATGCGTGACGACCCGAGCCTGGCCAATCGTCCGCTGGCCGTCGGCGGTTCGGCGGACCGTCGCGGGGTAATCGCCACCTGCAACTATGAAGCGCGCGCCTATGGTGTGCGCTCGGCGATGTCGTCGCGGCATGCGTTGAAGCTGTGCCCGGACCTGCTGATCGTCAAACCGCGCTTCGAGGTGTACCGCTCGGTGTCGCGGGAGATTCACGGCATCTTTCGCCAGTTCACCGATCTGATCGAGCCGCTGTCGCTGGATGAGGCCTATCTGGACGTGAGCGACTCGCCGCATTTCGCCGGCAGCGCCACGCGCATCGCCCAGGAGATTCGTCGGCGCGTGGCGCAGGAGCTGCACATCACGGTGTCGGCCGGGGTGGCGCCGAACAAGTTCCTGGCCAAGATCGCCAGCGACTGGCGCAAGCCCAACGGGCTGTTCGTGATCACCCCCGATCAGGTGGACGAGTTCGTCACGGCGTTGCCGGTAAGCAAGCTGCACGGGGTCGGCAAGGTCACGGCGGACAAGCTGACGCGCTTAGGGATTCGCACCTGTCTGGATCTGCGGGAATGGAACAAGCTGGCGCTGGTGCGCGAGTTCGGCAGTTTCGGCGAACGCCTGTGGCGTCTGGCCCATGGCATCGACGAGCGCGAGGTCAAGGTCGACAGCCGCCGCCAGTCGCTGAGCGTGGAGCATACCTATGATCAGGACCTGCCCGATCTGGAAGCCTGCCTGGAGAAGCTGCCGGCGCTGCTCGAGGAGATGAACGGCCGCCTGCAGCGCCTGGATTCCAGCTACCGGCCGGACAAGCCCTTCGTCAAGGTCAAGTTTCACGACTTTACCCAGACCACACTGGAGCAAGCGGGGGCCAGCCGCGATCTGGACAGTTATCGGCAGTTGCTGGCCAGTGCCTATGCCCGTGGCGACAAGCCGGTGCGCCTGCTCGGCTTGGGGGTCAGGCTGCACGATCTGCGCGGCCGGCAGGAGCAGCTGGAGCTGTTCGCCTAG
- the umuC gene encoding translesion error-prone DNA polymerase V subunit UmuC, with amino-acid sequence MSACAGRGATVADRVFALIDCNAFYCSCERVFRPDLARVPIVVLSNNDGCVVSRTSEAKALGIKMGEPWFQIRKAFEAAGGMAFSSNYALYGDMSERVMTVIEGLVPALEVYSIDEAFAELTGVLGDLDALGREIRAQVLACTGIPTGVGIGPSKTLAKLANYAAKRWQKQTGGVVDIRDPERRAKLLAATPVGEVWGVGRRLTARLGELNIKTAADLAAADAWTLRKQFSVVLEKTARELRGIPCLELDGEAPPKQEICCSRMFGKRLHELPPIREAVATYAARASEKLRAQGSVCKRVRVSIRTGMFNPDEPKFARGVMCELPYPSDDTRLITHAALAGLEQIYRPGFAFSKAEVLLLDLCQRGEYTDDLFAPTQPEASRQVMAVLDAVNAKWGRGTLRPGVVPPAPGWGMKREMMSRSYTTDVDALWSVGG; translated from the coding sequence ATGTCGGCCTGTGCCGGCAGGGGCGCCACTGTGGCTGATCGCGTATTCGCGCTGATCGACTGCAATGCGTTCTACTGCAGCTGCGAGCGGGTGTTCCGTCCCGACTTGGCGCGCGTGCCCATCGTCGTGCTGTCGAACAACGATGGCTGCGTGGTGAGCCGCACCAGCGAGGCCAAGGCGCTGGGCATCAAGATGGGCGAGCCGTGGTTCCAGATCCGCAAGGCGTTCGAGGCGGCCGGCGGCATGGCGTTCAGCTCCAACTATGCGCTGTACGGCGACATGAGCGAGCGGGTGATGACCGTCATCGAGGGGCTGGTGCCGGCGCTGGAGGTGTACAGCATCGACGAAGCCTTCGCTGAGCTGACGGGCGTGCTGGGTGACCTCGATGCGCTGGGGCGAGAGATACGCGCCCAGGTGCTGGCGTGCACCGGCATCCCGACCGGCGTGGGGATCGGCCCGAGCAAGACGCTGGCGAAGCTGGCCAACTACGCGGCGAAGCGCTGGCAGAAACAGACGGGTGGGGTGGTCGATATTCGCGACCCGGAGCGCCGCGCGAAGCTGCTGGCGGCCACTCCGGTCGGTGAGGTGTGGGGTGTTGGGCGCCGGCTGACGGCCCGGCTGGGCGAGCTGAACATCAAGACCGCGGCCGACCTGGCTGCGGCTGATGCCTGGACGCTGCGCAAGCAGTTCAGCGTGGTGCTGGAGAAGACTGCGCGCGAGCTGCGCGGCATACCTTGCCTAGAGCTCGATGGGGAGGCGCCGCCGAAGCAGGAGATCTGCTGCAGCCGGATGTTCGGCAAGCGCCTGCACGAGCTGCCGCCGATACGCGAGGCGGTGGCCACCTACGCCGCCCGGGCTAGCGAGAAGCTGCGCGCGCAGGGCTCGGTGTGCAAGCGGGTGCGGGTGAGCATCCGCACCGGCATGTTCAACCCGGATGAACCCAAGTTCGCGCGCGGCGTGATGTGCGAGCTGCCGTACCCCAGCGACGATACCCGGCTGATCACCCATGCCGCCCTGGCCGGGTTGGAACAGATCTACCGGCCCGGCTTCGCGTTCAGCAAGGCAGAGGTGCTGCTGCTCGATCTCTGCCAGCGCGGCGAGTACACCGACGACCTGTTTGCGCCGACCCAGCCCGAGGCCTCCCGCCAGGTCATGGCGGTGCTGGATGCAGTGAATGCGAAGTGGGGCAGGGGAACGCTGCGGCCGGGAGTCGTGCCGCCGGCGCCAGGATGGGGGATGAAGCGGGAGATGATGAGTCGGAGTTATACGACGGATGTCGATGCTCTCTGGTCTGTAGGCGGGTAA
- a CDS encoding LexA family protein — protein MASVSILGPVATGGAEIPYFLPSVPAGFPSPAQDHIEQRISLDELFGLHRPQIYLARVGGDSLQGLGILDGDLVLIDKAAKARRGDVVIACVNGEPLLKIMGGDQHQVILLSANPKYAPRYVLEAEDFQVWGVYVGLCRQGRHCG, from the coding sequence TTGGCCAGCGTCAGCATCCTCGGCCCTGTCGCTACCGGCGGCGCCGAAATTCCCTACTTCCTCCCCAGCGTGCCGGCGGGTTTCCCCAGCCCGGCCCAGGATCACATCGAGCAGCGTATCTCCCTCGACGAACTGTTCGGCCTGCACCGTCCGCAGATCTATCTGGCACGCGTAGGCGGCGACAGCCTGCAGGGCCTGGGCATTCTCGACGGCGACCTGGTGCTGATCGACAAAGCGGCCAAGGCCAGGCGTGGCGACGTGGTGATTGCGTGCGTCAACGGCGAGCCGCTGCTCAAGATCATGGGCGGTGACCAGCACCAGGTCATCCTACTGTCGGCCAATCCCAAATACGCGCCGCGCTACGTGCTCGAGGCTGAAGATTTTCAGGTATGGGGCGTCTATGTCGGCCTGTGCCGGCAGGGGCGCCACTGTGGCTGA
- a CDS encoding SOS response-associated peptidase family protein, with product MCGRFAQYRSMRDYLRELDSEQDAMSGWEGEPIQRYNVAPSTQVQVLHSTGGHLVVAEVKWGWAPNWARGKMPPPINARLEKVATGKFFKQIWPHRALVAADGWFEWVKDEDNPKIKQPYFIRLRSGDPLFFAAIGKFPPAGGETDETDGFVIITADAEGGMVDVHDRRPVVLSPELAREWIDPATTEHRAEMMLLHEGTPPEAFEWFPVDRAVGNVRNQGPELIKATSGK from the coding sequence ATGTGCGGAAGGTTTGCCCAGTACCGAAGCATGCGCGACTACCTGCGCGAGCTCGACAGCGAGCAGGACGCCATGAGCGGCTGGGAGGGCGAGCCAATCCAGCGCTACAACGTCGCGCCAAGCACCCAGGTGCAGGTGCTGCACAGCACGGGCGGACACCTGGTGGTGGCCGAGGTGAAGTGGGGATGGGCGCCAAACTGGGCGCGAGGGAAGATGCCACCGCCGATCAACGCCAGGCTGGAGAAAGTGGCCACCGGCAAGTTCTTCAAACAGATATGGCCCCACCGCGCGCTGGTGGCCGCTGACGGCTGGTTCGAGTGGGTCAAAGACGAAGACAACCCGAAGATCAAGCAGCCCTACTTCATTCGCCTACGCAGCGGTGACCCGCTGTTCTTCGCCGCCATCGGCAAATTCCCGCCGGCCGGCGGCGAAACCGACGAAACAGACGGCTTCGTGATCATCACCGCCGATGCCGAGGGCGGAATGGTCGACGTGCATGACCGGCGCCCGGTCGTGCTCAGCCCCGAACTGGCCCGCGAATGGATCGACCCCGCCACCACCGAGCACCGCGCCGAAATGATGCTACTACACGAAGGCACACCGCCCGAGGCGTTCGAGTGGTTCCCTGTCGACAGAGCAGTGGGGAACGTGCGGAACCAGGGGCCAGAGCTAATCAAGGCCACCTCAGGGAAGTGA
- a CDS encoding TrfB-related DNA-binding protein has product MTAQQFSALAELLRMREGASKAAARLVLVDGITPAEAARQVGTTPQAVNSALRSCERGLALARIAAGL; this is encoded by the coding sequence ATGACCGCCCAGCAGTTCTCTGCCCTAGCCGAACTACTGCGCATGCGCGAGGGCGCGAGCAAGGCGGCGGCGCGCCTGGTGCTGGTCGATGGAATCACCCCGGCCGAGGCAGCGCGGCAAGTCGGCACCACCCCGCAGGCGGTCAACAGCGCGCTACGCAGCTGCGAGCGCGGCCTGGCGCTTGCGCGCATTGCAGCCGGGCTCTAA
- a CDS encoding structural protein P5 — translation MSTPRGVRNNNPGNIDFNPRNNWQGQLGLELGVARPRFARFDTPENGIRALGKLLLNYRGKDGMPGVGGPGIDTVRETINRWAPGHENDTEAYISAVARALGVKSDTVIDVRQRPVLRALVVEIIKHENGRQPYRAEVIDEGVRRALA, via the coding sequence ATGTCCACACCACGCGGCGTCCGCAACAACAACCCCGGCAACATCGATTTCAATCCGCGCAACAACTGGCAGGGCCAGCTCGGCCTGGAGCTTGGGGTGGCTCGGCCGCGCTTTGCCCGCTTCGACACGCCGGAAAATGGCATCCGCGCCCTCGGCAAGCTGCTGCTCAACTACCGCGGCAAGGATGGTATGCCCGGCGTCGGCGGCCCTGGCATCGACACCGTGCGCGAAACCATTAACCGCTGGGCGCCTGGCCACGAAAACGATACCGAGGCCTACATTTCCGCCGTCGCCAGGGCGCTCGGCGTGAAATCCGATACCGTCATCGACGTACGCCAGCGGCCGGTGCTGCGTGCGCTGGTGGTCGAGATCATCAAGCACGAGAACGGCCGCCAGCCGTATCGCGCCGAGGTGATCGACGAAGGTGTGCGGAGGGCGCTGGCATGA
- a CDS encoding carbon storage regulator produces the protein MALTLTRRPGERLLLRLEPNVTPEELQELIGRGIMIELGEFNGDQVKINISAPQAVAIVRGELLRNR, from the coding sequence ATGGCATTGACACTTACACGACGCCCGGGCGAGCGGTTGCTTCTACGGCTAGAGCCGAACGTCACGCCAGAGGAGCTGCAGGAGCTCATCGGCCGCGGCATCATGATCGAGCTCGGTGAGTTCAATGGCGATCAGGTCAAAATCAACATCAGTGCACCACAGGCTGTGGCGATAGTTCGCGGCGAGCTATTGCGAAATCGCTAG
- a CDS encoding DUF3486 family protein has translation MGRPFALNRLPRSIREELLTRRADKPGLTLDDHAAWLTDLGHQVSRSSIYRFLEAHDAKQHVTADAAEPTDAKSIRLGCLMVAAGVSTPGDKVDLLNTAEELLIWVDSQASE, from the coding sequence ATGGGCCGCCCCTTCGCCTTGAACCGCCTACCCAGATCAATCCGTGAAGAGCTGCTGACCCGCCGCGCCGACAAGCCCGGTTTGACCCTCGACGATCACGCCGCGTGGCTGACCGACCTCGGGCATCAGGTGTCCCGCTCTTCGATATACCGCTTCCTGGAAGCTCATGACGCCAAACAGCACGTCACGGCTGATGCCGCAGAGCCGACCGACGCCAAATCGATCCGTCTGGGCTGCTTGATGGTTGCCGCTGGAGTCAGCACACCCGGTGATAAAGTCGACCTACTGAACACCGCCGAGGAGCTACTGATCTGGGTCGACTCGCAGGCTTCCGAGTAA
- a CDS encoding Mor transcription activator family protein — MSYSYRMTVRRHDLLVDVADRTMVILKRYGLDDGKAQEAADCVVDDLVENWGGQCITVPKDMKYRNAKRRQAIVDAFDGGNHSELATQHGLSVNAVYKILKRAQAK; from the coding sequence ATGTCTTACAGCTACCGAATGACGGTGCGGCGCCATGATCTGTTGGTCGATGTTGCTGATCGGACGATGGTAATTCTGAAGCGCTACGGCCTCGACGACGGCAAGGCCCAGGAGGCCGCAGACTGCGTGGTTGACGACTTGGTTGAGAACTGGGGGGGGCAGTGCATCACGGTACCCAAGGATATGAAGTATCGGAACGCCAAGCGGCGACAGGCCATCGTCGATGCGTTCGATGGGGGCAACCATTCGGAGTTGGCCACTCAGCACGGGCTGTCGGTCAACGCTGTTTACAAGATTCTGAAGCGCGCACAGGCCAAGTAG
- a CDS encoding phage protease, with protein sequence MSLAVLRISSQLPKAFRIIPVGRFHAHDGRPGGHWYLMPERGRQIAALANQNSQGLLIDFEHESLKKADAPEAGRATALEWRDDGLYVADASWTAEAKAQIASGKKRFISPVFRFNGATGEVLALESIALTGDPALLGLTDLSQVAVASAQRQSGDDVPGSGMTARDREVFEHVFGTSPEALAALHAEKPDAPPEGVTAEDWAKLRHVFGDALNE encoded by the coding sequence ATGAGCCTGGCCGTGCTGCGTATTTCCAGCCAACTGCCGAAGGCCTTCCGCATCATTCCGGTGGGCCGCTTCCATGCGCATGATGGGCGCCCAGGTGGTCATTGGTATTTGATGCCAGAGCGTGGCCGGCAGATCGCGGCACTGGCCAACCAGAACAGCCAGGGGCTGCTGATCGACTTCGAGCATGAGAGCTTGAAGAAGGCCGACGCCCCCGAGGCTGGCCGCGCGACGGCGCTGGAGTGGCGCGACGATGGGCTGTATGTCGCGGATGCGAGCTGGACGGCGGAAGCGAAAGCCCAGATCGCCAGCGGCAAGAAGCGCTTTATCTCGCCCGTGTTCCGCTTCAATGGGGCCACCGGGGAAGTGCTGGCACTGGAGAGCATCGCGCTGACGGGTGATCCGGCGTTGCTGGGCCTGACTGACCTGTCTCAGGTAGCGGTGGCCAGTGCTCAGCGGCAGAGCGGTGATGATGTTCCTGGTAGTGGCATGACTGCGCGAGATCGGGAGGTTTTCGAGCATGTGTTCGGCACGTCGCCTGAAGCACTGGCAGCGCTGCATGCTGAAAAGCCTGACGCGCCACCGGAAGGCGTCACTGCTGAAGACTGGGCCAAGCTGCGGCATGTGTTTGGGGATGCGCTGAATGAATAA
- a CDS encoding phage tail length tape measure family protein, producing the protein MNNRGDIEFALRLRTDLEQGQQQLQALADSVENVGAAAATSSTQLGQVGESADQQAARIRAMVEASLQQQAAADGMAESIQRSAAATQEANSAWQQNAAAQTEAMNAYHGAERAAQEKAQADLRAAEAAAQAAASAEKEGQELQQLLGKIDPVIRKLDELDSMEQQLRRARASGQIDLDTFDEFNTKLQEQRQRLGGTTDAMRVAGITAGQYQQAMRQLPMQITDITTSLASGMPVWLVAVQQGGQIRDSFGSWANAGRALVSTINPLTLAIASVTAAIGATVIAAVQGAAETYEYEKAIALTGNSAGVTSDRLAGMAREISGISGTQRQAAAALAEITASGKFTADQIKLIGTTAVLMQNNVGQAISATVEDFKKLAEEPAEASAKLNVEYNYLTLAVYEQIAALEAQGDQAGATQLAMEALGGAMQSRSVEIAEKLGLIESAWKGITNVAAVAWDAMLGIGREETLDDQLAAIQRQRQAAQFGVRGDRVGGAIDPVLEARLAAEEEGIRRRMELDAQNAKQTADEKAANREAIEASKERTKAGDAFLKSAEAQLQSLQNLTSVERAQRVMQEQNIEATSELGRRMLEAAAATDKQREANEAEAEAKRRATEEQRKATAAQREQERAAQAALRATEQSIRQQLSYVQGLEDQASKIGLTAAEVRQYELAEKGLTGAMLDRAQAALALIDASEAQRQADANARANAGLEAEFLRASGRETDAALLEIRTKFAGMRTEFEKAGNEAGLAWLDKLIPVAEAKVRVDDVQREMDRILNDAQRQEQSVNVQQDAGLITELQARERILEIHRETAGQLEKMRPILSELAQQPGEIGEAAKGMLSQINDYILRAEEGANKLRQALEDGLTNGLTQALQGLARGTMTLREAVSALGQSVLDALTRMAAENLAQSITGGVMGLFGGAGGGDTDLTSGAAAVTSSAVALSGAGSTLIAGAAALEAAAISLAAANGVAGAAGSKGGAGGGSGWLGTLLSLGGMFAGGGAGAAAGSGGFMSSVMASRFADGGHVRGPGTTTSDSIPAWLSDYEYVVRASVVTQPGMLDHLNALNTHGLAALDAYRIGHSTGGLAGIPAPALPSPGLGTTRMAEPRTVASPVTNKISLYTVDNAEEMAARVWSAGGSENYLLEKIGRNPMAIRQLLGFNH; encoded by the coding sequence ATGAATAATCGCGGCGATATCGAATTTGCCCTGCGCCTGCGCACTGACCTGGAACAAGGCCAGCAGCAGCTGCAGGCGCTGGCCGATTCGGTCGAGAACGTCGGCGCCGCCGCTGCGACATCGAGCACCCAGCTCGGCCAGGTTGGCGAGAGCGCCGACCAGCAGGCCGCCCGCATCCGTGCCATGGTCGAGGCCAGCCTGCAGCAGCAGGCAGCGGCCGATGGCATGGCTGAAAGCATCCAGCGTTCTGCTGCCGCTACCCAGGAGGCCAACAGCGCCTGGCAGCAGAATGCAGCCGCCCAAACCGAGGCGATGAACGCCTACCACGGCGCAGAGCGTGCCGCCCAGGAAAAAGCGCAGGCCGATCTACGTGCCGCTGAGGCCGCCGCTCAAGCCGCTGCATCCGCCGAGAAGGAAGGCCAGGAGCTGCAGCAGCTGCTGGGCAAGATCGACCCGGTGATTCGCAAGCTCGACGAGCTGGACAGCATGGAGCAGCAGCTGCGCCGTGCTCGCGCCTCCGGCCAGATCGATCTGGATACCTTCGACGAGTTCAACACCAAGCTCCAGGAGCAACGCCAGCGCCTCGGCGGCACCACGGACGCTATGCGCGTCGCTGGCATCACGGCTGGCCAGTACCAGCAGGCCATGCGTCAACTGCCGATGCAGATCACCGATATCACCACCAGCCTGGCCAGCGGTATGCCGGTGTGGCTGGTGGCGGTGCAGCAAGGCGGCCAGATCCGCGACAGCTTCGGCAGCTGGGCCAACGCCGGCCGTGCCCTGGTCAGCACCATCAACCCGCTCACGCTGGCCATTGCCAGCGTTACCGCAGCCATTGGTGCCACTGTGATCGCGGCCGTCCAGGGGGCGGCCGAGACCTACGAGTACGAAAAAGCCATTGCCCTGACGGGAAATTCGGCGGGCGTGACGTCGGATCGACTGGCAGGCATGGCGCGCGAGATCAGCGGAATTTCCGGCACTCAACGCCAGGCTGCTGCTGCCCTCGCTGAAATCACCGCGTCGGGTAAGTTCACCGCAGACCAGATCAAGTTGATCGGCACCACTGCCGTCTTGATGCAGAACAACGTCGGGCAGGCGATCAGCGCCACCGTAGAAGATTTCAAGAAGCTGGCCGAGGAGCCAGCCGAGGCATCCGCCAAGCTCAACGTCGAGTACAACTACCTGACCCTGGCGGTTTACGAGCAGATCGCCGCACTGGAGGCCCAGGGCGATCAGGCCGGCGCCACACAGTTGGCGATGGAGGCTCTGGGCGGGGCGATGCAAAGTCGATCAGTGGAGATCGCTGAGAAGCTGGGTTTGATTGAGTCCGCCTGGAAAGGAATTACCAACGTCGCCGCCGTGGCGTGGGATGCCATGCTCGGTATTGGGCGGGAAGAGACTCTGGATGACCAACTAGCGGCTATTCAGCGTCAGCGTCAGGCAGCTCAGTTTGGTGTACGCGGAGATCGTGTTGGCGGCGCTATTGATCCGGTGCTTGAGGCTCGCTTGGCCGCCGAGGAGGAAGGCATCCGGCGCCGGATGGAGCTAGATGCTCAGAACGCAAAGCAAACAGCAGACGAGAAAGCCGCTAACCGAGAAGCCATCGAGGCATCGAAGGAGCGCACCAAGGCCGGCGACGCATTCCTCAAGAGTGCCGAGGCTCAGCTGCAAAGCCTGCAGAACCTGACCAGCGTAGAGCGTGCGCAGCGGGTGATGCAGGAGCAGAACATCGAGGCCACCAGCGAGCTGGGCCGCCGCATGCTGGAAGCCGCCGCTGCCACCGATAAGCAGCGTGAGGCCAACGAGGCTGAAGCCGAAGCTAAGCGCAGGGCGACCGAGGAGCAACGCAAGGCCACTGCCGCGCAGCGCGAACAGGAGCGCGCCGCTCAAGCCGCGCTGCGCGCCACCGAGCAGAGCATCCGACAGCAGCTGAGCTATGTTCAGGGCCTGGAGGATCAGGCCTCCAAGATCGGGCTAACTGCTGCCGAGGTGCGTCAGTACGAGCTGGCCGAGAAAGGCCTGACCGGCGCCATGCTCGATCGCGCACAAGCCGCCCTGGCATTGATCGATGCCAGCGAGGCGCAGCGCCAGGCCGATGCCAACGCACGTGCCAATGCCGGTCTGGAGGCCGAGTTCCTCCGCGCCTCGGGCCGTGAAACCGATGCCGCACTGCTGGAGATCCGCACCAAGTTCGCCGGCATGCGTACTGAGTTCGAGAAGGCCGGCAACGAAGCCGGCCTAGCCTGGCTCGACAAGCTGATCCCTGTAGCCGAAGCCAAGGTGCGCGTCGACGACGTACAGCGCGAGATGGACCGTATCCTTAACGACGCTCAGCGCCAGGAACAGTCGGTCAACGTGCAGCAGGATGCCGGCCTGATCACCGAACTGCAGGCGCGCGAGCGCATCTTGGAGATCCACCGGGAGACCGCTGGCCAGCTGGAGAAAATGAGGCCGATCCTTAGTGAATTGGCGCAGCAGCCAGGCGAGATCGGTGAGGCAGCCAAAGGCATGCTTAGCCAGATCAATGACTACATCCTTCGAGCTGAGGAAGGCGCGAACAAACTCAGGCAAGCCCTGGAGGACGGCCTGACTAATGGGCTTACCCAAGCCTTGCAGGGCCTGGCGCGCGGCACCATGACCCTGCGCGAGGCCGTCAGCGCCCTCGGCCAGAGCGTGCTCGATGCGCTCACCCGCATGGCGGCCGAGAACCTGGCGCAGTCCATCACCGGTGGCGTGATGGGCCTGTTTGGTGGGGCTGGTGGCGGCGACACCGACTTGACCTCTGGCGCTGCTGCTGTCACATCCTCAGCGGTGGCGCTGTCTGGTGCAGGTAGTACGCTGATCGCCGGCGCGGCAGCGCTGGAGGCTGCCGCCATCAGCCTGGCCGCTGCCAATGGCGTGGCAGGCGCAGCGGGGAGCAAGGGCGGTGCTGGTGGCGGCAGTGGCTGGTTGGGCACGCTGCTTTCGCTCGGTGGCATGTTCGCGGGTGGCGGCGCTGGAGCTGCTGCGGGCAGCGGTGGGTTTATGTCATCCGTTATGGCCTCGCGCTTCGCCGATGGCGGGCACGTGCGCGGCCCAGGTACCACCACCAGTGACAGCATCCCTGCTTGGCTATCTGATTATGAGTACGTGGTGCGAGCGTCTGTAGTGACGCAGCCCGGCATGCTGGATCACCTGAACGCACTCAATACCCACGGATTGGCAGCGCTCGATGCCTACCGCATCGGGCATAGCACTGGTGGGCTGGCTGGTATTCCGGCACCCGCGCTTCCTTCACCTGGCCTTGGTACGACCCGAATGGCGGAGCCTAGAACCGTAGCTTCTCCGGTAACCAACAAGATTTCGCTCTACACGGTGGACAACGCAGAAGAGATGGCGGCACGTGTCTGGTCAGCAGGCGGCTCAGAAAACTATCTTCTAGAGAAGATCGGTCGGAACCCCATGGCGATCAGGCAGCTTCTCGGTTTCAATCACTAG